A stretch of Triticum aestivum cultivar Chinese Spring chromosome 1D, IWGSC CS RefSeq v2.1, whole genome shotgun sequence DNA encodes these proteins:
- the LOC123164119 gene encoding uncharacterized protein produces the protein MADARDTTATSTDHHHHQTSRGAAAPPAAKGGATISITIVLLALLVASVAAFQMSSPSPRMEAPGVGDGSRPGAEPVEQAVGHGGVPGFNSRLDAFRAWAKLTWMKLQRPRSDDPRYDAGGNGIAGSAAEATKKSLEMGKETAEQAAASAAGLARDTVKGVAAPNSGAEL, from the exons ATGGCGGACGCCAGGGACACGACCGCCACCAgcaccgaccaccaccaccaccaaactaGCCGCGGCGCAGCGGCACCGCCAGCGGCGAAAGGCGGCGCGACCATATCCATCACCATCGTCCTCCTCGCGCTGCTCGTGGCCTCTGTCGCGGCGTTCCAGATGTCGTCGCCATCGCCCCGGATGGAGGCACCGGGCGTGGGGGATGGcagccgccccggcgccgagccggTGGAGCAGGCCGTCGGCCATGGCGGCGTCCCCGGGTTCAACAGCCGGCTGGACGCGTTCCGCGCGTGGGCCAAACTGACGTGGATGAAGCTTCAGCGGCCGCGCTCCGATGATCCACG GTATGATGCTGGTGGAAATGGAATCGCCGGCTCGGCAGCGGAGGCGACGAAGAAGAGCCTGGAGATGGGCAAAGAGACGGCGGAGCAGGCGGCGGCGAGCGCCGCGGGGCTGGCCAGGGACACGGTGAAGGGAGTGGCCGCGCCCAACTCCGGTGCAGAGCTGTGA